The Christiangramia flava JLT2011 region GCACGCCGTCACCCCAAAGGGGCTCCGACCGCTTGTAAGCGTATGGTTTCAGGTTCTATTTCACTCCCTTGTTCAGGGTTCTTTTCACCTTTCCCTCACGGTACTGGTTCACTATCGGTCTCTCAGGAGTATTTAGCCTTGGCGGATGGTCCCGCCGGATTCATACAGGGTTTCACGTGCCCCGCACTACTCAGGATCCTGCTAAAATTATATGCACTTACCCATACCGGGCTGTCACCGTCTATGGCTCATCTTTCCAGATGATTCTAGTTCATGATACAATCTATATTGCAGTCCTACAACCCCAATAAGTCCGTAAACTCATTGGTTTGGGCTACTGCGCGTTCGCTCGCCACTACTAGCGCAATCACTATTGTTTTCTCTTCCTCCGGGTACTTAGATGTTTCAGTTCCCCGGGTTCGCCTCCTTGCGGATACTTAGCCTTCAACTAAGTGGGTTGCCCCATTCGGATATCTGCGGATCAACTTGTATGTGCCAATCCCCGCAGCTTTTCGCAGCTTATCACGTCCTTCTTCGCCTCTGAGAGCCTAGGCATCCCCCATACGCCCTTATCTAGCTTGTATGCGTTTTGCTTCTAATGCTCGTGATCTATCTCTAGATCTTTCTTTTATAATGTATTTATTTACCTTAGATTATTCTATCTATAATTAAATAGCGTCTCTCGTATTATTTGTTTCTTCAATATGTCAATGAACGTTCTGTCCAGATTGGAGATCTTAGATATGAGATATTAGACAATCTAACATCTCAAGTCCAGCATCTAACATCTAAACTTGGTGGAGAATATCGGAGTCGAACCGATGACCTCCTGCGTGCAAGGCAGGCGCTCTAGCCAGCTGAGCTAATCCCCCATTTTTCAGTTATGAGTTCTTAGTTATGAGTTAAGAGTCTTTCCAACTCGTAACAAACCCAACTTCTAAAATTTCCTTTCAATATCTTTTAATGAACTTCGTAATTCCCTTTTCGCCCTAAGGCTTAAAAAATTACTTCTTAAGTAGTCTCAGGCAGACTCGAACTGCCGACCTCTACATTATCAGTGTAGCGCTCTAACCAGCTGAGCTATGAGACTGTCCTTTGTGTCATGTATAAGGTCAATTGTATAATGTATCAGGAAAAAACTTCCATATACAGCATACTTTATACAGTATACATCTCACATATAATCAAATTGACAGTATAAGAATCAAGACCAAAGAGGTCTTCTCTGTTAGTAACAACTCCCTATCTGGTAATTGCGCTGGCTGTTTATAAGTACAGCTTGGCTCTAGAAAGGAGGTGTTCCAGCCGCACCTTCCGGTACGGCTACCTTGTTACGACTTAGCCCCAGTTACCAGTTTTACCCTAGGCCGCTCCTTACGGTGACGGACTTCAGGTACCCCCGGCTTCCATGGCTTGACGGGCGGTGTGTACAAGGCCCGGGAACGTATTCACCGCACCATGGCTGATGTGCGATTACTAGCGATTCCAGCTTCACGCAGTCGAGTTGCAGACTGCGATCCGAACTGTGATAGGGTTTGAAGATTCGCATCCCCTCGCGGGGTAGCTGCCCTCTGTCCCTACCATTGTAGCACGTGTGTGGCCCAGGACGTAAGGGCCGTGATGATTTGACGTCATCCCCACCTTCCTCACGGTTTGCACCGGCAGTCTCGCTAGAGTTCCCGACATGACTCGCTGGCAACTAACGAAAGGGGTTGCGCTCGTTATAGGACTTAACCTGACACCTCACGGCACGAGCTGACGACAACCATGCAGCACCTTGCAATCTGTCCGAAGAAGGGAGTGTTTCCACTCCTGTCAGACTGCATTTAAGCCCTGGTAAGGTTCCTCGCGTATCATCGAATTAAACCACATGCTCCACCGCTTGTGCGGGCCCCCGTCAATTCCTTTGAGTTTCATTCTTGCGAACGTACTCCCCAGGTGGGTCACTTATCACTTTCGCTTAGCCACCCAGCCCTCAATTAGGCCGGACAGCTAGTGACCATCGTTTACGGCGTAGACTACCAGGGTATCTAATCCTGTTCGCTACCTACGCTTTCGTCCATCAGCGTCAATATAGTATTAGTGATCTGCCTTCGCAATAGGTGTTCTGAGTAATATCTATGCATTTCACCGCTACACTACTCATTCCAACCACTTCATACTAATTCAAGAACAACAGTATCAATGGCAATTCTCCCGTTGAGCGGAAGACTTTCACCACTGACTTATTGTCCCGCCTACGGACCCTTTAAACCCAATGATTCCGGATAACGCTTGGATCCTCCGTATTACCGCGGCTGCTGGCACGGAGTTAGCCGATCCTTATTCATACAGTACCGTCAAGCACCTACACGTAGGTGTGGTTCTTCCTGTATAAAAGCAGTTTACAACCCATAGGGCAGTCTTCCTGCACGCGGCATGGCTGGATCAGAGTTGCCTCCATTGTCCAATATTCCTCACTGCTGCCTCCCGTAGGAGTCTGGTCCGTGTCTCAGTACCAGTGTGGGGGATCTCCCTCTCAGGACCCCTACCTATCGTTGCCATGGTAAGCCGTTACCTTACCATCTAGCTAATAGGACGCATACTCATCTTTAAGCCATAAATGTTTAATTATAAATCCAGGTGAATCCATAATACTATGGGACATTAATCCACGTTTCCATGGGCTATTTCCCGCTTAAAGGCAGATTGTATACGCGTTACGCACCCGTGCGCCACTCGTCAGCAAATTAGCAAGCTAATTCCTGTTACCGTTCGACTTGCATGTGTTAGGCCTGCCGCTAGCGTTCATCCTGAGCCAGGATCAAACTCTTCATCGTTAATTCTTATATAATGTAACAACTACCAAGAAATTGCTCAGGTCTGACGTTTCGTCTTAATTCTTATACACTGAATTATATACCTCTATATAATCCCTGTCAATTCAATATGTCAATGATCTTCATCTTTGTTAGAACTTAAGGACTCGAACCCCTCTACATGCCCCGACGGCAGCTCCTTTTTTTCAACACCACTTGTTTTTCAAAGCGGCTGCAAATATACAACTGTTTTTTGCTTTCCACCAAAACTTTTTTGAAAAAATTTTTTGCAGCTGTTTTTTTCTTCTTTCCTCTCCTTACACCCCCAACAACTCAGCAAAAAACCAACTCTCAATGAACAACACTTTCCTGCGAAAGCGGGTGCAAATATAAGACAACATTTCAATCTAAAACAAGAAAAAAGAAATAAAATTTGAGAAAAATTTAAGATTTGACCCTAAGAAACTGATATCCTGAAGCTAAGATTTACTGCTTTTATTCTTTGGCCTGTCGCTACTCCATTTATCAGTCAATTCAAGATACTCAAAATCGAGTGCTGACTTTTGCCTTTCTAATATATTATCGCGGAAAGAACGTTGCAAAATGTCCTCAATTAAATAATCTTCCCTGTTCGATTCAGGATGATATTCTTCCTTTAAAGATATTTCAAAAAGACTGGCAGTGGTATTATACCAAAAAGCTCGCCAACCGCTTTTCAAATTTTTAACCAAATCGAAAGCGGTATATCCGGTTTGGCGGTGAATCAGCTTTACCAGAATCTGTCCTTCCGTATGGGTTAGTTTTTTCAATTCCCCTGAAAATTCATCTTCAATATAATTCTGAACGATCTTGGTGTATTTTTTACGGGCTCTTTTCGATTTAATTTGATCCAGTCTCGAATTGAGGTCAATCAATCTTTCCGAGGCCAGTTTTGCATAAGGATATACCTTTCTTGTTTTACGCCGAAGAATCAAATAGCGCCTGCGATCATTTAGATCATCAAATTTCAGCTTTTTTAGCAACACCACTTCTTCCAGGTCGATCATTTCCCGGGGCACCGAATCCCCATCAATAATCATATAGGTTTTCTCCAGGGAATCGGTTTCCTGTTCCGAATCCTGTTTTTCCTGTGCCGAAACGCCAATGGCGAACAGCATGCATATACTTAGAAAGGTGTTTGAAAACTTCAAAGTTGATCTACAATTTTAGTTTCAGTTTCGCTAAAATCATTCCAAAATTACTAATTCAGGCGTTGCCTTCCGTCCAAAACTTCTTAATTTCGCTAAAAATTATGAATTATGAAACAATCTAAAATACTGGACGAGAAATCGCTGGAATTCCTGGAAAACTACCTGAACAATGCCGCACCAACCGGCTATGAGTGGGAAGGACAAAAACTCTGGATGGATTACCTTAAACCGTATGTAGACGAATTTATTACCGATACCTACGGAACGGCTGTTGGAGTAATCAATCCCGAAGCAAAATTCAAAGTGGTTATCGAAGGGCATGCTGACGAAATTTCATGGTATGTGAATTATATAACGGATGACGGACTGATTTATGTTGTGCGCAACGGTGGAAGTGATCACCAGATCGCTGCCTCCAAACGCGTGAACATCCACACCAAGAACGGTATTGTAAAAGGTGTTTTTGGCTGGCCTGCCATTCATACTCGTAATAAGGAGAAAGAACAATCTCCAAAAATGGACAATATCTGCATCGATGTAGGATGCGCTAATAAAGAGGAAGTAGAAAAATTAGGCGTTCACGTAGGTTGTGTGATTACCTACCCCGATGAGTTCTTCATCCTTAATAAGGACAAATTCGTGTGCCGCGCACTAGATAACCGTATTGGAGGGTTCATGATCGCGCAGGTTGCCAAGCTTCTGAAGGAAAACAACCAGAAATTGCCATTCGGTTTATACGTGACCAATTCTGTTCAGGAAGAGATTGGGCTACGCGGGGCAGAGATGATTACCCATCGAATCCAACCCAATGTGGCGATCGTAACAGATGTGACCCACGACACCACGACACCAATGATCGAAAAGAAGACCAATGGATTGGCAAAAATTGGAGACGGACCGGTAATTTCCTACGCCCCTGCCGTTCAGAATAAACTACGAGAGCTTATCATCAATGCTGCGGAAGAAAAGAACATTCCTTTCCAAAGAATGGCTTCTTCTCGTTTTACAGGGACTGATACCGACGCGTTCGCCTACAGTAACGGTGGCGTTCCATCTGCCTTGATCTCCCTACCGCTTCGCTATATGCACACTACGGTTGAAATGGTTCACAAGGCTGATGTTGAAAATGTGATCAACCTTATCTATGAATCACTACTGAAAATTAAAGATGGTGATACCTTCAGTTATTTTGAATAATCGGTATTTCTAAAAATTTTATTACAACTCCCTTATTTTTAAGGGAGTTTTATTTTTTACGGAATAATATTTCACAAATCTTTAGGCAATGTCGCCTGGGTTTCGCTATATCTTTAAGAAAAAAATGCGATGACCCTTTCCCCTGATGATGTTACGACTATAATGAATGATCCGCAGGAAGCGGTTCGCTTAGCCAATCTCCGCTATGTTTCTGAAAACCATCTTTCGATTAGTCGGAAAAAAATTGGACGTGGTTTTGCCTATTACTATAAAGAGGAAAAAATTTCAGATTCCGGCGTGATTGATCGCATCAAATCATTGGTAATTCCACCAGCCTGGAAAAATGTTCGCATCTGTCATTATGAAAACGGGCATTTACAGGTAGTTGGCCGCGATGAGAAGGAGCGAAAACAATATATGTATCACCCGTTATGGTCAGAAATTCGGAATCAGACCAAATTTTTTAAAATGGCAGCCTTCGGAAAAAACCTTCCGAAGATCCGAAAGCAGGTAAATGAAGACCTGGAATTGAAAGGCATGCCGAAGAGGAAAGTTCTGGCACTAGTCATCAGGCTGATGGAAGAAACCCATATCCGTATCGGCAATCATTATTACGCCAGAAATAATAAAACTTACGGGCTTTCTACTTTCCGTACCAAACACGTAAAAACATTTGAAAACGGGATCAAATTCGAATTTATTGGGAAAAAAGGGAAGGAACATTCGATTACAGTCGAAAATAAACTTTTAGTAGATCTCATCAACCAGTGTGAAGAGATTCCAGGTTGGGAATTATTCAAGTTCTATGATGAGAATAACCTGAAACAGACCATAGATAGTGGAATGATCAATGATTATATTCACGAGATCAGCGGAGATATGTTCTCTGCCAAAGATTTCAGAACCTGGTCTGCCACCAAAATTTTCTTTGAAACGATAAGAGAGCTGGGCTATTCCGAAGATGAAAAAGAAAGAAAAAAGCACATTTTGGAAGGTTTTGATGCCGCTGCGGAAGGTTTGGGAAACACTCGCGCCGTATGCCGAAGTTATTATGTGCACCCGAGAGTTGTTGAAACCTATGAAACCGGGGAAATCTGCCCCTATTTCAAAAAGGTTCGTGACGATAAAGAGCCAACTTACCAGGAACTTTCAGAAACTGAAAAAGCTATTTTGAAACTTATTCAGGACTATCGTATCGAAATCGACGAGAAAAAATAAACAAAACTTCCAGCGATTGCAGCCGATTCTCTAAATTTGAGTATGGCTTACAACACTATTGCTTCACGGATTGCTGATTTTCTCAATGCCTTCCCTCCTTTTTCTTTACTGGAGAAAGATCAGTTAGAAAAGGTTTCCAGAGAGATCAGCGTGCAGTATTTTGAAAAAGGAAAACTGATCTTTCAAAAAGGTGAAGCGGTTCATGACTGTTTTTACATTGTCAATAAAGGTGCGGTTGATCTTCAGAAATACAACGAACAGCAAATACCGGAAACCATCGACAAATGTGATGAAGGAGATGTTTTTGGATTGAGACCTTTGTTTGCCAAGGAAAATTACCAGATCAACGCGATCACTTCCGAAGAAAGCGTCATTTACGCCATTCCGCTGAAAATTTTTAAACCACTTGCCATTTCCAATTCCAGGGTGGGAAATTTTTTGATGGAAAGTTTCGCCTCCAACACCCGCAACCCTTACGCCACAGAGCATCGCGGGAAGTTGTTTACGGAAGAGGACGACGAGATCAGTTTCAAGAAAGAAGATCTATATGAATTTCAGCCGGTGCCGATCATTAAAAAAATGCTGACGGTGAAACCGGAAACCAGCATCCGCAAAGCTGCCAAAAAGATGGCCAAACGCAAGGTAGGATCGGTGATCGTGGTTTCCGAAGAAAAGGCGCCACTTGGCATTGTGACCGATGTGGATTTTCGTCAAAGCGTCGTGACAGGAAAGGTTTCTATTGATGAAAATGTGAGCAGTATCATGCATTCCCCGGTGATATGCTATTCCAAAGACATTACCTTGGCCCAGGCACAGCTTACGATGATGAAGCACAACATCAACCATATTTGCATCACCAAAGATGGCACACCCAATACCAAGGTGAAAGGTATCGTTTCGGAACACGATATTATGGTATCGCAGGGAAACAACCCGGCTGTCCTGATGAAAGCCATTAAGCGCGCTAATAGCACGAAAAGGCTGAAAAAGATCAGGAACCGGATCATGTTTTTACTGGAAGGCTACTTAAGAAGTAATATTCCGTTAACCCACATTTCGAAAATTGTCTTTGAGCTGAATGATGCCACGATCAAGAGGGTTATCGATCGTTGTTTGGAAAAAATGGAAGGCCCGCCACCCGTGAATTTTGCCTGGATGTCGCTGGGAAGCCAGGGAAGAAAAGAGCAATTATTAACCACCGATCAGGATAACGCCCTGGTTTTTGAGGATGTGGCTGAAGAAGACCTGGAAGAAATACGGGCTTATTTTCTGAAGCTGGCCACCAAGGTCACCAAAAGACTGAATATTATTGGTTATGAATTCTGCCCGGCAGAAATGATGGCCAGAAATCCCAAATATTGCCTTACTAAAAGCGAATGGAAATCACAGTTTTCTGAATGGGTATCCACTTCCGGGAATGACGAAATTTTGCTGTGCCAGATTTTCTTCGATTTTGATATTTCGTATGGTGATGTTTCCCTGACCAACTCCATTTCGGAACATGTTTTTGATATTCTGAAGGGAAACAGGAATTTTCTGAACAGACTCGCTGCACAGGCACTTAGAAACCCTTCCCCTCTTGGCTTTTTCCGGCAATTCCTTGTTGAACAGGATGGAGAGAACAAAGATTTTTTCGATATTAAAAAACGGGGGATCATGCCGCTCACTGATGCCGGCCGATTGCTGATCCTGGAGCATCGCGTAAAGAATATCAGCAATACCGCAGAACGATTTGAAAAGCTAGCACAACTGGAACCCAATAATAAGGAGATTTACCTGGCCTGCGCCTACAGCTCCAAAGCCCTGATCAAATTCCGAACGAAACAGGGGCTTTTGCATAAAGACAGCGGCCGGTATATAGACCTGCAAACTTTGAGCAAGGAAGATAAGATCAAACTGAAACGTTGTTTTAAAACGATCAAGGAGATCCAAGAACTCATCAAACTTCGGTTTGAAACCACGTATTATCTATGATCAGAAAACTGTTTTCCAGCAACAAACTACCCGAGAACCTTCCGAAGTTCTATAAGGATTATGCGGCTTCGCTGGAAAATATGCCTTCCGCAATCAGCGAAACCAGGTTTGTAGTCTTCGATACCGAAACAACCGGACTCGACCCGAATGAAGATCGAATTTTGAGCATCGGCGCGGTGAGCGTCAAAAATTTACAAATTGATATTTCTGAAAATCTGGAGCTGTATTTGCAACAGGATTTTTTCAATCCGGAATCAGTTAAAATCCACGGACTCATTCAGAATGAAAAATTTGAAAAGATTTCAGAAGAAAAAGCCATTGAACAATTTCTGGATTATTCTCATGGCTCGGTACTGGTGGCGCATCATGCTGGTTTTGACGTGAAAATGATCAATCGTGCGCTG contains the following coding sequences:
- a CDS encoding DUF4294 domain-containing protein, which translates into the protein MLFAIGVSAQEKQDSEQETDSLEKTYMIIDGDSVPREMIDLEEVVLLKKLKFDDLNDRRRYLILRRKTRKVYPYAKLASERLIDLNSRLDQIKSKRARKKYTKIVQNYIEDEFSGELKKLTHTEGQILVKLIHRQTGYTAFDLVKNLKSGWRAFWYNTTASLFEISLKEEYHPESNREDYLIEDILQRSFRDNILERQKSALDFEYLELTDKWSSDRPKNKSSKS
- a CDS encoding M42 family metallopeptidase, producing the protein MKQSKILDEKSLEFLENYLNNAAPTGYEWEGQKLWMDYLKPYVDEFITDTYGTAVGVINPEAKFKVVIEGHADEISWYVNYITDDGLIYVVRNGGSDHQIAASKRVNIHTKNGIVKGVFGWPAIHTRNKEKEQSPKMDNICIDVGCANKEEVEKLGVHVGCVITYPDEFFILNKDKFVCRALDNRIGGFMIAQVAKLLKENNQKLPFGLYVTNSVQEEIGLRGAEMITHRIQPNVAIVTDVTHDTTTPMIEKKTNGLAKIGDGPVISYAPAVQNKLRELIINAAEEKNIPFQRMASSRFTGTDTDAFAYSNGGVPSALISLPLRYMHTTVEMVHKADVENVINLIYESLLKIKDGDTFSYFE
- a CDS encoding DNA topoisomerase IB, with product MTLSPDDVTTIMNDPQEAVRLANLRYVSENHLSISRKKIGRGFAYYYKEEKISDSGVIDRIKSLVIPPAWKNVRICHYENGHLQVVGRDEKERKQYMYHPLWSEIRNQTKFFKMAAFGKNLPKIRKQVNEDLELKGMPKRKVLALVIRLMEETHIRIGNHYYARNNKTYGLSTFRTKHVKTFENGIKFEFIGKKGKEHSITVENKLLVDLINQCEEIPGWELFKFYDENNLKQTIDSGMINDYIHEISGDMFSAKDFRTWSATKIFFETIRELGYSEDEKERKKHILEGFDAAAEGLGNTRAVCRSYYVHPRVVETYETGEICPYFKKVRDDKEPTYQELSETEKAILKLIQDYRIEIDEKK
- a CDS encoding DUF294 nucleotidyltransferase-like domain-containing protein, which gives rise to MAYNTIASRIADFLNAFPPFSLLEKDQLEKVSREISVQYFEKGKLIFQKGEAVHDCFYIVNKGAVDLQKYNEQQIPETIDKCDEGDVFGLRPLFAKENYQINAITSEESVIYAIPLKIFKPLAISNSRVGNFLMESFASNTRNPYATEHRGKLFTEEDDEISFKKEDLYEFQPVPIIKKMLTVKPETSIRKAAKKMAKRKVGSVIVVSEEKAPLGIVTDVDFRQSVVTGKVSIDENVSSIMHSPVICYSKDITLAQAQLTMMKHNINHICITKDGTPNTKVKGIVSEHDIMVSQGNNPAVLMKAIKRANSTKRLKKIRNRIMFLLEGYLRSNIPLTHISKIVFELNDATIKRVIDRCLEKMEGPPPVNFAWMSLGSQGRKEQLLTTDQDNALVFEDVAEEDLEEIRAYFLKLATKVTKRLNIIGYEFCPAEMMARNPKYCLTKSEWKSQFSEWVSTSGNDEILLCQIFFDFDISYGDVSLTNSISEHVFDILKGNRNFLNRLAAQALRNPSPLGFFRQFLVEQDGENKDFFDIKKRGIMPLTDAGRLLILEHRVKNISNTAERFEKLAQLEPNNKEIYLACAYSSKALIKFRTKQGLLHKDSGRYIDLQTLSKEDKIKLKRCFKTIKEIQELIKLRFETTYYL
- a CDS encoding 3'-5' exonuclease; the encoded protein is MIRKLFSSNKLPENLPKFYKDYAASLENMPSAISETRFVVFDTETTGLDPNEDRILSIGAVSVKNLQIDISENLELYLQQDFFNPESVKIHGLIQNEKFEKISEEKAIEQFLDYSHGSVLVAHHAGFDVKMINRALKRMGLPKLRNKVLDTGMMYKKNRLITNLIDRDKVYSLDEIAEAYNIDLVDRHTATGDAFITALVFLKLLGRIGNKDSLSLDKLVKLKY